The DNA segment CTTTTCCAACTGCGCGCTCGCCTGCTGCAACCGCAGGTTGAACATTTCCATGCGCAGATCCCGGCTCTTGGCCAGCGTTTCTGTCAGCGTCATGTCTTTGATTTCCGAAAATTTCATAAATGCTCCTCGCCCGCGGCACGCTTATGCCGCGCGTTGATGTCGGGAAACGAACTTGGTCTTGATCGGCAACTTGGCTGCCGCCAGCCGCATGCAATCGCGGGCCACCGTTTCGGACACTCCGTCCACCTCGAATAAAATGTTCGCCGGACGCACCACCGCCACCCAGCCTTCCACCGGCGCTTTACCCTTACCCATCCGGGTTTCGAGCGGCTTTTTGGTGAAGGACTTTTGCGGAAACACCCGGATCCACAACTTGCCGTGGCGCTTCATCTCCCGGGAGATGGCCACGCGCGCGGCTTCCAGTTGTTTGCTATCCATCCAACAACGCTCCAGCGCCATCAGGCCGTACTCGCCAAAGGCCACCGTGCTACCGCGATACGCCAGACCCGCGCGATTGCCGCGGTGCATTTTGCGATACTTAACTCTTGCTGGCTGTAAAGGCATATTTGTTTCCTCGTCTCAAATTCAAATCATCAACTCGCCACCGCCGCGGTCGCTTCCGGCTTGGCGGCTTTTTGCGGCTGGTTCTCTCCCTTGCAGATCCAGCACTTGACCCCCAGTTTGCCGTACACCGTGTTCGCTTCGGCAAAACCGTAATCAATGTTCGCCCGCAAAGTGTGCAGCGGCACGCGACCCCAGTGGTATTTTTCCACCCGGGCAATTTCCGCTCCGCCCAAACGGCCCGCGCAACGAATCTTGATGCCTTCAGCGCCAAAATCCTTCGCCGTTTGCAGCACCTTCTTCATCGCGCGCCGAAATGAAACGCGTCGTTCCAATTGCAGCGCGACATTCTCCGCCACCAATTGCGCGTCAATCTCAGGCGATTTGACCTCCTGGATGTCCACATAGACTTCCTTGCCGGTCATCACGCCCAAGTCCTCTTTGATCTTGTCAATCTCCGAACCTTTGCGCCCAATGACCACTCCCGGACGCGCGGTCAAAATGGTGATCCGGCAACGGCTC comes from the Verrucomicrobiia bacterium genome and includes:
- the rpmC gene encoding 50S ribosomal protein L29, with translation MKFSEIKDMTLTETLAKSRDLRMEMFNLRLQQASAQLEKTARLRTLRRDIARLETRASQVRNAKQG
- the rpsC gene encoding 30S ribosomal protein S3 — encoded protein: MGQKTNPIGLRVAVNKDWRSKWYSAKKDFGSLLAEDRKIRGILKKKLEGASVPKILIERAASRCRITILTARPGVVIGRKGSEIDKIKEDLGVMTGKEVYVDIQEVKSPEIDAQLVAENVALQLERRVSFRRAMKKVLQTAKDFGAEGIKIRCAGRLGGAEIARVEKYHWGRVPLHTLRANIDYGFAEANTVYGKLGVKCWICKGENQPQKAAKPEATAAVAS
- the rplP gene encoding 50S ribosomal protein L16, with protein sequence MPLQPARVKYRKMHRGNRAGLAYRGSTVAFGEYGLMALERCWMDSKQLEAARVAISREMKRHGKLWIRVFPQKSFTKKPLETRMGKGKAPVEGWVAVVRPANILFEVDGVSETVARDCMRLAAAKLPIKTKFVSRHQRAA